A genomic window from Desulfatibacillum aliphaticivorans DSM 15576 includes:
- the rpmI gene encoding 50S ribosomal protein L35, protein MPKIKTNRAAAKRFKKTGSGKVKYSKSFGSHILAKKSRKRKRDLRQSHILDEANMKNIKRLLPYW, encoded by the coding sequence ATGCCAAAAATCAAGACCAACCGGGCGGCAGCCAAACGGTTTAAGAAGACGGGCTCGGGAAAAGTAAAATATTCCAAGTCCTTCGGAAGCCATATTTTGGCCAAAAAATCCCGGAAGCGTAAAAGGGACTTGCGCCAGAGCCACATTCTGGACGAAGCCAACATGAAGAACATCAAAAGGCTCCTTCCTTACTGGTAG
- the infC gene encoding translation initiation factor IF-3 produces the protein MTGINKRVNINKKIRAKEVRLIDQNGNQVGVIPIHQALSVAEASGLDLVEVSPNASPPVCKIMDYGKFKYQQTKKLQEAKKKASSFSVKEIKVRPKTGDHDLDTKIGHIKRFLANNDKVKVTVMFRGREIAFADRGRAMLKRVQDATAEFAVVEQFPKFEGRTMIMVLAPKAEK, from the coding sequence GTGACAGGTATAAACAAGCGGGTAAACATCAATAAAAAGATTAGAGCCAAGGAAGTTCGCCTGATCGACCAAAACGGCAATCAGGTGGGGGTGATCCCGATCCATCAAGCCCTTTCCGTAGCGGAAGCCTCGGGATTGGATCTGGTGGAAGTTTCGCCGAACGCCTCCCCGCCGGTCTGTAAGATTATGGACTATGGCAAGTTCAAGTATCAGCAGACCAAGAAACTCCAGGAAGCCAAGAAAAAGGCCTCTTCCTTTTCCGTGAAGGAAATCAAGGTCAGGCCTAAAACGGGGGATCACGACCTGGACACGAAAATCGGCCACATCAAGCGCTTTTTAGCCAACAATGATAAAGTGAAAGTGACCGTGATGTTCCGGGGCCGTGAGATCGCCTTTGCAGACAGGGGACGCGCAATGCTCAAGCGCGTACAGGACGCCACCGCCGAGTTTGCGGTGGTGGAGCAATTCCCCAAGTTTGAAGGCAGGACCATGATAATGGTCCTGGCGCCCAAGGCAGAGAAGTAA
- a CDS encoding dolichyl-phosphate beta-glucosyltransferase, whose amino-acid sequence MVKLSIVIPAYNEEDRIVRTLEKTVDYLSAQDYSSEVVVVSDGSKDNTVAVARGYSKEGGPEIRVLEYFPNRGKGCAVQYGMLRAQGERVLFMDADYAVPIEEIVKPMEVLDKGFDVAIASRAMTGAVVKETQNLPRAVSAKVYKIIQRLVLGIRHPDTQCGFKMFTQKAARDLFSRQKLHSVIFDPEILWLARQRGYKVGEFPVVWSHVEDSRIVYDSLAKSLFVFQELFRIRKVHGSEKN is encoded by the coding sequence ATGGTGAAATTATCGATCGTCATTCCTGCATATAATGAAGAAGACCGCATTGTGCGGACCCTGGAAAAAACCGTGGACTACCTTTCCGCCCAGGATTATTCCAGCGAAGTGGTGGTGGTGAGCGACGGCAGCAAGGACAACACCGTGGCCGTGGCCAGGGGCTATTCCAAGGAAGGCGGGCCGGAAATCCGGGTTTTGGAGTATTTTCCCAACCGGGGCAAGGGCTGCGCCGTGCAGTACGGCATGCTGCGCGCCCAGGGAGAGCGGGTTTTGTTCATGGACGCGGACTACGCCGTGCCCATTGAGGAAATCGTCAAGCCCATGGAGGTTCTGGACAAGGGCTTCGACGTCGCCATCGCCTCCCGGGCCATGACCGGCGCCGTGGTCAAGGAGACCCAAAACCTGCCCAGGGCCGTTTCCGCCAAGGTGTATAAAATCATCCAAAGGCTGGTTTTGGGGATCCGCCATCCGGACACCCAGTGCGGGTTCAAGATGTTCACCCAAAAGGCGGCCCGGGATCTTTTTTCGCGCCAGAAGCTTCACAGCGTGATATTCGACCCCGAGATTTTGTGGCTGGCCCGTCAAAGGGGCTATAAAGTGGGCGAATTCCCGGTGGTTTGGTCTCATGTGGAGGATTCCCGGATCGTTTACGACAGTCTGGCCAAGTCGCTGTTTGTGTTCCAGGAGCTGTTCCGGATTCGCAAGGTGCACGGTTCGGAAAAAAATTAG
- the msbA gene encoding lipid A export permease/ATP-binding protein MsbA, with protein sequence MKSHVKRFQVRNRHRRLYTLIKENWGRLALAMFGMLLMAGAKGAIPLMVRPVLDDIFVNKDEKMLLVIPVAVVVLFLIQGIGRFMQEYFMTYVGQKIIKDLRDSLYHHIMELPISFFHAEKTGALMSRITFDVNIIKTMVSSAVTAALRDFFTVIALIGVIFYLDWQLATGAILILPIAYYPVVWFGKKVRKASTGIQETMGDLSAFLHETFAGNKIVKAFGMEKAEKQRFYQKTERVLQLEIRQALARSMSSPVMEFLAGVGIAFIIWYGGHKVIHNPAYTPGMFFGFMTAVLLLYDPVKKVANLNNALQEGMAAVDRIFDIIEREPDIVEAKNPAPLARTPHTLRFENVGFKYESSMVLRGINLEIKPGEVIALVGMSGGGKTTLVNLIPRFYDVVEGAIKIDGVDIRKVALSRLRREIAVVTQEPILFNNTVRSNIAYGQPEATDDQIRKAAEAAYAWDFIQGFDKGLDTTIGELGARLSGGEKQRMCIARAILKDAPILILDEATSALDTEAERVVQKALENLMEGRTCFVIAHRLSTIMHADRILVIVDGQVVEEGAHAELLEKKGAYHKLYSMQFREDKV encoded by the coding sequence GTGAAGTCCCATGTAAAACGATTCCAGGTGCGCAACCGGCACAGGAGACTATACACCTTAATCAAGGAAAACTGGGGCCGTCTGGCCCTGGCCATGTTCGGCATGCTGCTCATGGCGGGCGCCAAAGGCGCCATCCCCTTGATGGTAAGGCCTGTGCTGGATGACATCTTTGTCAACAAAGACGAAAAAATGCTCTTGGTGATACCGGTCGCCGTGGTTGTGCTGTTTCTGATCCAGGGAATCGGCCGGTTCATGCAGGAGTACTTCATGACCTACGTGGGCCAGAAAATCATCAAGGATCTGCGCGACAGCCTGTATCATCACATCATGGAATTGCCCATTTCTTTTTTTCATGCGGAAAAAACAGGCGCGCTCATGAGCCGCATCACCTTTGACGTGAACATCATCAAGACCATGGTGTCCTCGGCGGTGACGGCGGCCCTGCGGGATTTTTTCACGGTCATCGCGCTTATAGGGGTCATATTCTATTTAGACTGGCAACTGGCCACAGGCGCCATTCTGATTCTGCCCATCGCCTACTATCCGGTGGTCTGGTTCGGCAAAAAGGTGCGCAAAGCCAGCACAGGCATTCAGGAAACCATGGGCGATCTTTCCGCGTTTTTACACGAAACCTTTGCCGGCAACAAAATCGTCAAGGCATTCGGCATGGAAAAGGCGGAAAAACAGAGGTTCTACCAAAAGACCGAAAGGGTGTTGCAATTGGAGATTCGCCAGGCCCTGGCCCGGAGCATGTCCTCGCCGGTCATGGAGTTTTTGGCGGGAGTGGGCATCGCCTTTATTATTTGGTACGGAGGCCACAAGGTCATACATAATCCGGCCTATACCCCGGGTATGTTCTTCGGCTTCATGACCGCCGTGCTGCTGCTTTACGACCCCGTGAAAAAGGTGGCCAACCTGAACAACGCCCTCCAGGAGGGCATGGCGGCCGTGGACCGGATATTTGACATCATCGAGAGAGAGCCGGACATCGTGGAGGCGAAAAACCCCGCGCCCCTGGCAAGGACCCCGCACACCCTGCGCTTTGAAAACGTGGGCTTTAAATACGAGTCCTCCATGGTGCTCCGGGGAATCAACCTGGAGATCAAGCCGGGCGAGGTCATCGCCCTGGTGGGCATGAGCGGCGGCGGCAAGACGACCCTGGTCAACCTGATTCCCCGGTTTTACGACGTGGTGGAAGGCGCCATCAAGATCGACGGCGTGGACATCCGAAAGGTAGCGCTATCCCGCCTGCGCCGGGAGATCGCCGTCGTCACCCAAGAGCCCATCCTGTTTAACAATACGGTGCGGAGCAACATCGCCTACGGCCAGCCCGAAGCCACCGACGACCAGATCCGCAAGGCCGCGGAAGCCGCCTATGCCTGGGATTTTATCCAGGGCTTTGACAAGGGCCTGGATACGACCATCGGCGAACTGGGAGCGAGATTGTCCGGCGGCGAAAAGCAGCGTATGTGCATCGCCCGGGCCATATTAAAGGACGCGCCTATCCTGATCCTGGACGAGGCTACCTCCGCCCTGGACACCGAGGCGGAAAGGGTGGTCCAGAAGGCCCTGGAAAACCTCATGGAAGGCAGGACCTGTTTTGTGATCGCCCATCGGCTTTCCACCATCATGCACGCGGACCGCATTTTGGTCATCGTGGACGGCCAGGTGGTGGAGGAAGGCGCCCACGCCGAACTTTTGGAGAAAAAAGGCGCCTATCACAAGCTCTACTCCATGCAGTTTCGCGAAGACAAAGTTTGA